In Hasllibacter sp. MH4015, the following proteins share a genomic window:
- a CDS encoding GNAT family N-acetyltransferase, whose product MDGETQISIDVLSSLSQVDARDWDACACPEDGRPMDPFTTYRFLDALEQSGSVGPGTGWQPRYLVARLDDQVIACAPMYAKGHSQGEYIFDHNWAHAYENAGGEYYPKLQIAAPFTPATGRRFLTRPGFETTGMSALVQGAVQLAADNDVSSLHVTFCTEDEALAGEQIGLMRRWSQQFHWMNHGYADFDAFLTTLSSRKRKNIRKERARAQDFGGEIVSLTGDDLRPEHWDAFWRFYQDTGARKWGTPYLTRDFFDIAHRTMADDMLLCLALRDGRPVAGALNFIGRETLFGRYWGCVEDHPCLHFELCYYQAIDYAIANGLDRVEAGAQGTHKLARGYMPVATHSLHWVRDPGFAEAIGRYLMAERDAVDEEIEVLTKYGPFKRAHVEEQE is encoded by the coding sequence GTGGATGGCGAAACCCAGATCAGCATAGATGTGCTGTCGAGCCTGTCGCAGGTCGATGCGCGCGATTGGGATGCCTGCGCCTGCCCCGAAGACGGGCGGCCCATGGACCCGTTCACGACCTATCGTTTCCTTGACGCTTTGGAGCAATCGGGATCGGTCGGGCCGGGGACGGGTTGGCAACCGCGCTATCTCGTGGCGCGGCTGGACGATCAGGTGATCGCCTGCGCGCCGATGTATGCCAAGGGCCATTCCCAGGGCGAATACATTTTCGATCACAATTGGGCCCACGCCTACGAGAATGCGGGCGGCGAATATTACCCGAAGCTGCAGATCGCGGCACCCTTCACGCCCGCCACGGGGCGGCGGTTCCTGACCCGTCCGGGGTTCGAGACGACGGGGATGTCCGCGCTGGTGCAGGGCGCCGTGCAACTGGCGGCGGACAATGATGTGTCGTCGCTGCATGTTACCTTCTGTACGGAGGATGAGGCACTGGCCGGTGAGCAGATCGGATTGATGCGCCGTTGGTCGCAGCAGTTCCACTGGATGAACCACGGCTACGCCGATTTCGACGCCTTTCTCACCACGCTGTCCAGCCGCAAGCGCAAGAACATCCGCAAGGAACGTGCGCGCGCACAGGATTTCGGCGGCGAGATCGTCTCCCTGACCGGCGATGACCTGCGGCCCGAGCATTGGGACGCCTTCTGGCGCTTCTATCAAGATACCGGTGCGCGGAAATGGGGCACGCCCTACCTGACGCGCGACTTCTTCGACATCGCCCACCGGACCATGGCCGATGACATGCTCCTGTGCCTGGCGCTGCGCGACGGACGGCCCGTGGCCGGCGCGCTCAACTTCATCGGGCGCGAGACGCTCTTCGGGCGCTATTGGGGCTGTGTTGAGGATCACCCCTGCCTGCATTTCGAGCTTTGCTATTACCAGGCCATCGACTACGCGATTGCCAACGGCCTTGACCGGGTGGAAGCGGGCGCGCAGGGAACCCACAAGCTGGCGCGCGGTTACATGCCGGTGGCGACCCATTCGCTCCACTGGGTGCGGGACCCGGGTTTCGCCGAGGCGATCGGACGCTACCTGATGGCCGAGCGCGACGCGGTCGATGAAGAGATCGAAGTGCTGACGAAATACGGGCCGTTCAAACGCGCCCATGTGGAGGAACAGGAATAA
- a CDS encoding 4a-hydroxytetrahydrobiopterin dehydratase has translation MAQKLSGAARDDALSKLAEAGWTQTDGRDAIEKRFTFKDFTQAFGWMTQVAIIAEKMDHHPEWSNVYKNVDVTLTTHDVDGLSELDVTLASRMDALAG, from the coding sequence ATGGCACAGAAACTGAGCGGCGCGGCACGCGACGACGCCCTGTCAAAGCTGGCCGAGGCCGGATGGACCCAGACGGACGGGCGCGACGCGATCGAGAAGCGCTTCACCTTCAAGGATTTCACGCAAGCCTTCGGCTGGATGACCCAGGTGGCCATTATCGCCGAGAAGATGGACCACCACCCGGAATGGTCCAACGTCTACAAGAACGTGGACGTGACGCTGACCACCCATGACGTGGACGGGTTGTCCGAGCTGGACGTGACACTGGCGTCCCGCATGGACGCGCTGGCCGGCTGA
- a CDS encoding mechanosensitive ion channel family protein, translating into MNLESILNTEIAAGTTIGDIFTVEFLASLLGDVVLAILILLIAVAISGWVKRRLRLLGERHAHLDDTLFVFLGNIARYTILAFALLFVLNTFGVQTTSIIAALGAAGVAIGLALQGTLSNVAAGIMLILFRPIKIGDFVEVGGEMGTVRNISLNMTELASIGNVQIFVPNSDVWGSEIKNYSGYPTRRAEWTFGVGYGANLAQAEKIIRDVLAEDDRTHATPEPWVQVNNWNDSSVDFLVRAWVGQGEYWDYQADIKRKLKEEFDENGIDIPFPTRTVVHDNAPIRLAANPQQDAAE; encoded by the coding sequence ATGAATCTCGAGAGTATCCTGAATACCGAAATCGCTGCGGGCACGACCATCGGCGACATCTTCACGGTCGAATTCCTGGCAAGCCTTCTGGGCGACGTGGTCCTCGCGATCCTGATCCTTCTGATCGCCGTCGCCATCTCGGGCTGGGTCAAGCGGCGCCTGCGGCTTCTGGGGGAACGGCACGCGCATCTCGATGACACGCTCTTCGTGTTCCTGGGCAATATCGCGCGCTACACGATCCTCGCCTTCGCGCTGTTATTCGTGCTCAACACGTTCGGGGTGCAGACGACCTCCATCATCGCGGCGCTGGGGGCGGCGGGCGTGGCCATCGGCCTTGCTCTGCAAGGCACGCTCTCGAACGTGGCCGCCGGGATCATGCTAATCCTCTTCCGGCCCATCAAGATCGGTGATTTCGTCGAGGTGGGCGGAGAGATGGGGACCGTCCGGAACATCTCGCTCAACATGACGGAGCTGGCCAGCATCGGGAACGTGCAGATCTTCGTGCCGAATTCCGATGTCTGGGGCAGCGAGATCAAGAATTATTCCGGCTACCCCACCCGCCGGGCCGAATGGACCTTCGGCGTGGGCTACGGCGCGAACCTGGCACAGGCGGAAAAGATCATCCGCGACGTGCTGGCCGAGGATGACCGCACCCATGCGACGCCGGAGCCGTGGGTACAGGTCAACAATTGGAACGACAGCTCCGTCGACTTCCTGGTCCGTGCCTGGGTCGGCCAGGGCGAGTATTGGGATTACCAGGCTGACATCAAACGCAAGCTGAAAGAGGAGTTCGACGAAAACGGCATCGACATTCCGTTCCCCACGCGCACGGTCGTCCACGACAATGCACCGATCCGGCTGGCGGCAAATCCGCAGCAGGACGCGGCGGAATAA
- a CDS encoding peroxiredoxin, which yields MAISAGDTLPNATLLRIGADGPEQVEMDSLTKGRKVAIFGLPGAYTGTCTSAHMPSFVRNMDGFAEKGVDEVICVSVNDPFVMDAWGDSTGGKAAGITLLGDASAEFTKAIGMNWTAEPVGFYDRSRRYAMYAEDGVVKVMNLEEGPGVCDVSAGETLLEAI from the coding sequence ATGGCCATTTCCGCAGGCGACACATTGCCCAACGCAACCCTCCTTCGGATCGGCGCCGACGGGCCCGAGCAGGTGGAGATGGACAGCCTGACCAAGGGCCGCAAGGTCGCGATCTTCGGCCTTCCCGGTGCCTATACCGGCACCTGTACATCGGCCCATATGCCCAGTTTCGTGCGCAATATGGACGGGTTTGCCGAGAAGGGCGTGGACGAGGTGATCTGCGTGTCGGTCAACGATCCGTTCGTCATGGATGCGTGGGGTGACAGTACCGGCGGCAAGGCGGCGGGCATTACGCTTCTGGGCGATGCATCGGCGGAGTTCACCAAGGCGATCGGCATGAACTGGACGGCGGAACCGGTGGGGTTCTACGACCGGTCGCGCCGCTACGCGATGTATGCCGAGGACGGCGTGGTGAAGGTGATGAACCTGGAGGAAGGCCCCGGCGTCTGCGACGTGTCCGCGGGTGAGACCCTGCTCGAAGCGATCTGA
- a CDS encoding NAD(P)/FAD-dependent oxidoreductase, producing MDKIIVVGAGQAGASCVAKLRAEGFEGAITLIGEEPVPPYQRPPLSKAYLLGEMELERLFLRPEAWYGENGIDLRMGAKVDAVDAAAKTVSVGGEMLEYDALVLATGSTPRRLPANIGGDLAGVHVVRTLADVDAMAPEVTADRRALIVGGGYIGLEAAAVARKRGMDVTLIEAAPRILGRVAAPETADYFRALHEGHGVKILEGIGLTCLNGVDNRVVGAILSNGEEHPYDMVIAGIGILTNDALAKMAGVTLDNGIATDAHGRTSDPSIWAAGDCASLPFGGVRIRLESVQNAIDQAEAVAKNILGADQDYLPKPWFWSDQYDVKLQIAGLNMGYDRVAVRDGGAARSHWYYEGDRLLAVDAMNDPRGYMIGKRLIEAGKSPSAEVVADPESDLKALLKA from the coding sequence ATGGACAAGATCATCGTTGTCGGCGCCGGGCAGGCGGGGGCGTCGTGCGTGGCGAAATTGCGGGCGGAGGGGTTCGAGGGCGCGATCACCCTGATCGGGGAGGAGCCGGTTCCACCTTACCAGCGGCCACCGCTTTCCAAGGCGTACCTGCTTGGCGAAATGGAGTTGGAACGCCTCTTTCTGCGGCCGGAGGCGTGGTACGGCGAGAACGGGATCGACCTACGCATGGGCGCGAAAGTCGATGCCGTGGATGCAGCGGCCAAAACCGTCAGCGTCGGGGGGGAGATGCTTGAATACGACGCGCTGGTGCTGGCCACAGGATCCACCCCGCGCCGTCTGCCTGCCAATATCGGCGGTGATCTGGCCGGTGTTCACGTGGTGCGCACGCTGGCGGACGTGGATGCGATGGCGCCCGAGGTGACGGCGGATCGCCGGGCCCTGATCGTCGGTGGCGGCTATATCGGGTTGGAGGCCGCCGCCGTCGCCCGCAAGCGCGGCATGGACGTGACCCTGATCGAAGCCGCCCCGCGCATCCTCGGTCGGGTCGCGGCGCCTGAGACGGCGGATTATTTCCGCGCCCTGCACGAAGGCCACGGAGTCAAGATCCTCGAAGGGATCGGCCTGACCTGCCTGAACGGCGTGGACAATCGCGTGGTCGGCGCGATCCTGTCGAACGGGGAAGAGCATCCCTACGACATGGTGATCGCGGGCATCGGCATCCTTACCAACGATGCACTGGCCAAGATGGCCGGTGTGACACTCGACAACGGGATCGCCACGGATGCCCATGGGCGCACGTCCGATCCGTCGATCTGGGCGGCGGGCGATTGCGCCTCGCTTCCGTTCGGGGGTGTCCGTATCCGGCTGGAATCGGTCCAGAACGCGATTGATCAGGCGGAAGCGGTGGCCAAGAACATCCTCGGCGCGGATCAGGACTATCTGCCGAAGCCGTGGTTCTGGTCGGACCAGTACGATGTCAAATTGCAGATCGCGGGTCTGAACATGGGCTATGACCGCGTGGCCGTGCGCGATGGCGGTGCCGCCCGGTCCCATTGGTATTACGAGGGCGATCGGCTTCTGGCCGTCGACGCGATGAACGATCCGCGTGGCTACATGATCGGCAAGCGCCTGATCGAGGCAGGGAAATCCCCGTCGGCGGAGGTTGTGGCCGACCCCGAAAGCGATCTCAAGGCGCTGCTGAAGGCATGA
- the rsmD gene encoding 16S rRNA (guanine(966)-N(2))-methyltransferase RsmD — translation MRIVGGRWRGKKLADVGDGDAKAHLRPTTDRVRENLFNLLTNGRAGDLVTGTRVLDVFAGTGALGLEALSRGAVQATFVDNGRAARTLLRENIALCAAQGLTKVFRKDVHQIGPARDACDLIFLDPPYGKSLGESALTVLSDNGWIAPGATVAWEEAHAPIVPAPFQVLDQRSYGQTTLTILRHP, via the coding sequence ATGAGGATCGTCGGCGGACGCTGGCGCGGCAAGAAGCTCGCGGATGTGGGCGACGGGGATGCCAAGGCGCATCTTCGCCCCACGACCGACCGCGTCCGGGAGAACCTTTTCAACCTTCTGACCAACGGCCGCGCCGGCGACCTGGTGACGGGCACGCGCGTGCTGGACGTCTTCGCGGGCACCGGCGCGCTGGGGTTGGAGGCGCTCAGCCGCGGCGCGGTGCAGGCGACCTTCGTGGATAACGGGCGGGCCGCGCGCACGCTCCTGCGGGAAAACATAGCGCTTTGCGCGGCGCAGGGTCTCACCAAGGTCTTCCGCAAGGATGTGCACCAGATCGGCCCGGCGCGCGACGCCTGCGACCTCATCTTCCTCGACCCGCCCTATGGAAAGAGCCTTGGCGAGAGCGCCCTAACCGTATTGTCGGACAACGGCTGGATCGCGCCGGGCGCTACTGTCGCGTGGGAAGAAGCCCATGCCCCCATTGTCCCCGCCCCGTTCCAGGTGCTCGACCAGCGCAGCTATGGCCAGACCACCCTGACGATCCTGAGGCATCCATGA
- a CDS encoding HAD family phosphatase produces MTPALVIFDCDGVLVDSEPVSNQVTVDTLADMGIHLSLAEVMDMFVGKSMAQVAAGARAMGAPLPGTDADWIETLYAETYARLRTGVDPIPGVTAVLDALDRAGIPYCVASNGSDEKMDITLGATGMAARMAGKRFSAHALGTSKPDPDLFLIAARHMGVPPHRAVVIEDSPSGALGAERAGMACFGFAAHGAGADLARHGAQVFHDMTQLPHLIGVPN; encoded by the coding sequence ATGACACCCGCCCTCGTCATCTTCGATTGCGACGGCGTGCTTGTGGATTCGGAGCCGGTATCGAACCAGGTCACGGTCGATACACTGGCGGATATGGGCATTCACCTGTCCCTCGCCGAAGTGATGGACATGTTCGTCGGCAAGTCCATGGCCCAGGTCGCCGCCGGGGCCCGCGCGATGGGCGCACCCCTGCCCGGCACCGATGCGGACTGGATCGAGACGCTCTACGCCGAAACCTACGCCCGCCTGCGCACGGGCGTGGATCCGATCCCCGGCGTCACCGCCGTCCTCGATGCATTGGACCGCGCCGGCATTCCCTACTGCGTCGCGTCCAACGGCTCCGACGAGAAGATGGACATCACCCTTGGCGCAACCGGCATGGCCGCCCGGATGGCGGGCAAACGCTTCTCCGCACACGCGCTCGGCACCTCCAAGCCGGACCCGGACCTGTTCCTTATCGCCGCGCGGCACATGGGCGTGCCCCCGCACCGCGCCGTGGTGATCGAGGACAGCCCGTCGGGCGCATTGGGGGCAGAGCGCGCGGGCATGGCCTGCTTCGGCTTTGCGGCCCATGGCGCTGGGGCGGATCTGGCCCGACACGGCGCGCAGGTCTTCCACGACATGACGCAGCTTCCTCATCTGATTGGTGTGCCAAACTAA
- the recQ gene encoding DNA helicase RecQ gives MLVEHPDTSALLKSTFGFDAFRPGQAEIVEAVASGKNVLAIMPTGGGKSLCFQLPALLRDGVTVVISPLIALMRDQVRGLREAGVEAGALTSGNTQEETDAVWTGLEEGTLKLLYIAPERLASSGTERMLSRAGVSLIAVDEAHCVSQWGHDFRPDYLRIGALRRALGVPLAAFTATADAETRAEICNRLFDGDPPETFLHGFDRPNLSLAFEVKNQPRQQILSFAAARKGQSGIVYCGTRAKTETLAQALRAAGHSACHYHGGMEAEDRRIVEGRFNTEDGLIVCATIAFGMGVDKPDIRWVAHADLPKSIEGYYQEIGRAGRDGAPADTLTLYGPDDIRFRRQQIDEGLAPPDRKSADHGRLNALLGLAEAQGCRREVLLGYFGDDAGDCGNCDLCEKPPELFDASVAVQKALSAMLRTGEYFGAGHLIDVLLGAENDKIRQRGHDRLTVYGIGTEFDKRGWQAVFRQMMGRDLIRPDAERHGAFRMTDVARPILRGEASITLRRDTITKAPRRPAVKMLVSEEDAPLMSALKAKRRALAEEARVPAYVIFTDKTLIEMAEKRPDTLDAMARISGVGATKLERYGAAFLQVITGDAPDPLHPARRALAGREAGDVFDRLMEVQQELMRGDDGAGKYLSVTHSTLRKIAERKPGSLDDMARINGMGDRQVDRFGEAFLDVLREAG, from the coding sequence ATGTTGGTCGAACACCCCGACACATCCGCGTTGCTGAAATCCACCTTCGGCTTCGATGCCTTCCGCCCCGGCCAGGCGGAGATTGTGGAGGCTGTGGCCTCGGGCAAGAACGTGCTCGCGATCATGCCGACCGGCGGCGGCAAATCCCTGTGCTTCCAGTTGCCCGCGCTTCTGCGCGACGGCGTCACCGTCGTGATCTCTCCGCTCATCGCGCTGATGCGCGACCAGGTCCGCGGCCTGCGCGAAGCGGGGGTGGAGGCGGGCGCGCTGACCTCCGGCAACACGCAAGAGGAAACCGATGCCGTCTGGACCGGCCTTGAGGAGGGCACGCTGAAACTTCTCTACATCGCGCCCGAACGCCTCGCTTCCTCCGGCACCGAACGGATGCTGTCCCGCGCGGGCGTCAGCCTGATCGCCGTGGATGAAGCCCATTGCGTCAGCCAGTGGGGCCACGATTTCCGCCCCGATTACCTGCGCATCGGTGCCCTGCGCCGTGCATTGGGCGTACCGCTGGCCGCCTTCACCGCGACCGCCGATGCCGAAACACGGGCCGAGATCTGCAATCGCCTGTTCGATGGCGACCCGCCGGAGACGTTCCTGCACGGCTTCGACCGCCCGAACCTCTCGCTCGCCTTCGAGGTCAAGAACCAGCCGCGCCAGCAGATCCTCAGCTTCGCCGCCGCGCGCAAAGGGCAATCCGGCATCGTCTATTGCGGCACGCGGGCCAAGACCGAAACGCTGGCGCAGGCGCTGCGAGCGGCCGGACACAGCGCCTGCCACTACCACGGCGGGATGGAGGCCGAGGATCGGCGCATTGTCGAAGGACGCTTCAACACCGAAGACGGCCTCATCGTCTGCGCCACGATCGCCTTCGGGATGGGCGTGGACAAGCCCGACATCCGCTGGGTCGCCCATGCCGATCTGCCCAAGTCGATCGAGGGCTATTACCAGGAAATCGGCCGCGCGGGCCGCGATGGCGCTCCCGCCGACACGCTGACGCTTTACGGCCCCGACGATATCCGTTTCCGCCGCCAACAGATCGACGAAGGCCTCGCGCCGCCGGACCGCAAGTCGGCCGATCACGGGCGGCTCAACGCGCTTCTCGGGTTGGCGGAGGCGCAGGGATGCCGCCGCGAAGTGCTGCTGGGCTATTTCGGCGACGATGCCGGTGATTGCGGCAATTGCGACCTGTGTGAGAAACCGCCCGAACTCTTCGACGCCTCCGTCGCCGTGCAAAAGGCACTCTCCGCCATGTTGCGCACCGGTGAATATTTCGGCGCGGGCCATTTGATCGACGTGCTCCTGGGCGCGGAGAATGACAAGATTCGCCAGCGCGGCCACGATCGCCTGACGGTCTACGGGATCGGAACCGAGTTCGACAAACGCGGCTGGCAGGCCGTGTTCCGCCAGATGATGGGCCGCGACCTGATCCGCCCCGACGCCGAACGCCACGGGGCCTTCCGCATGACCGACGTCGCGCGCCCGATCCTGCGCGGTGAGGCGTCGATCACGCTCCGCCGCGACACGATCACCAAGGCCCCCCGCCGCCCCGCCGTGAAGATGCTCGTCTCCGAAGAAGACGCGCCGCTGATGTCCGCGCTCAAGGCCAAGCGCCGGGCGCTGGCGGAAGAGGCGCGCGTGCCGGCCTATGTCATCTTCACCGACAAGACCCTGATCGAGATGGCGGAAAAGCGCCCCGATACGCTGGACGCGATGGCGCGGATCTCCGGCGTCGGCGCGACGAAACTGGAACGCTACGGCGCGGCCTTTTTGCAGGTCATCACCGGCGATGCGCCCGACCCCCTCCACCCCGCGCGCCGCGCCCTTGCGGGACGGGAGGCGGGGGATGTCTTCGACCGGCTGATGGAAGTGCAGCAGGAGTTGATGCGCGGCGATGACGGGGCGGGCAAATACCTCTCCGTCACCCATTCCACCCTGCGCAAGATCGCGGAACGCAAGCCCGGCTCCCTCGATGACATGGCGCGGATCAACGGGATGGGCGACCGGCAGGTGGACCGCTTCGGCGAAGCGTTCCTCGATGTGCTGCGTGAGGCTGGATAA
- the yaaA gene encoding peroxide stress protein YaaA translates to MLTVISPAKRLDWTARDVQTTMPAFQDDAVTLARAAKQLSQKDLRKLMDISADLAKLNADRFKVFEDAPEGERPAALAFAGDTYMGLEAASLDADTMDYAQDHLRILSGLYGLLRPLDAIRPYRLEMGSRLKTRKGPSLYAYWGPRLAEALSEHARAIGTDTLVNCASVEYFSAVDERALTLDIVTPQFFEDKPGGPKIVSFFAKKARGAMARFILERRLTTPDQILDFDIGGYTHVPDLSAPGKPAFLRAEAASAAA, encoded by the coding sequence ATGCTGACCGTGATTTCCCCCGCCAAGCGCCTCGACTGGACGGCGCGCGACGTGCAGACGACGATGCCCGCGTTCCAAGACGATGCCGTGACGCTGGCGCGGGCGGCCAAGCAGCTCAGCCAGAAGGACCTGCGCAAGCTGATGGATATCAGCGCGGACCTGGCCAAGCTCAATGCCGACCGGTTCAAGGTGTTCGAGGACGCGCCCGAGGGCGAGCGCCCCGCCGCCCTGGCCTTCGCGGGCGACACCTATATGGGGTTGGAGGCCGCGTCGCTGGATGCCGACACGATGGATTATGCCCAGGATCACCTGCGCATCCTGTCCGGGCTCTACGGCCTCCTGCGCCCGCTCGACGCGATCCGGCCCTACCGGCTGGAAATGGGAAGCCGTCTGAAAACCCGCAAAGGTCCATCGCTGTATGCCTATTGGGGCCCGCGCTTGGCCGAGGCGCTGTCCGAACACGCGCGCGCAATCGGAACCGACACGCTCGTGAACTGCGCCTCCGTCGAATATTTCAGCGCCGTCGACGAACGCGCCCTCACCCTCGACATCGTCACCCCGCAATTTTTCGAGGACAAGCCGGGCGGCCCCAAGATCGTCAGCTTCTTCGCCAAGAAAGCGCGCGGCGCGATGGCCCGCTTCATCCTCGAACGCCGACTGACGACACCCGATCAGATCCTCGATTTCGACATCGGCGGCTACACCCACGTCCCCGACCTCAGCGCGCCGGGCAAACCCGCCTTCCTCCGTGCCGAGGCCGCCTCCGCCGCCGCCTGA
- a CDS encoding DUF1244 domain-containing protein — protein sequence MDEPTKTELEAAAFRRLLAHLDERRDVQNIDMMNLTGFCRNCLSRWYQEEAAARGLEMDKEAAREVVYGMPYSEWKAKYQTEASDDQKAKFEASKPEH from the coding sequence ATGGACGAGCCGACGAAGACCGAGTTGGAAGCCGCCGCGTTCCGGCGGTTGCTGGCGCATTTGGATGAACGCCGCGACGTGCAGAATATCGACATGATGAACCTGACCGGGTTCTGTCGGAACTGCCTGAGCCGCTGGTACCAGGAAGAGGCCGCCGCGCGGGGGCTGGAGATGGACAAGGAGGCCGCGCGGGAGGTCGTCTACGGGATGCCGTATTCGGAGTGGAAGGCGAAATACCAGACCGAGGCGAGCGACGACCAGAAGGCTAAGTTCGAGGCATCGAAGCCGGAGCACTGA
- a CDS encoding N-formylglutamate amidohydrolase codes for MSVENSDAVEVIGADRKGRWVITCDHASNRVPGDVADGDLGLPPADMARHIAYDVGAAGVARALADALDAPVALSRFSRLVIDPNRGEDDPTLLMQIYDGSIIPANRGASAAEIERRLNRFHRPYHAALRGLIEGRDDPILVAIHSFTRQFRGRAPRPWDVAVLYAGDTRLAYPLLARLNAEPDLCVGDNEPYSGHLPGDAMDRHGVQPGRLHVLIEVRNDLIETAEAQEAWGKRLATLLDAARVHADL; via the coding sequence ATGAGTGTTGAGAACAGCGACGCGGTCGAAGTGATCGGGGCGGACCGCAAGGGGCGCTGGGTGATCACCTGCGATCACGCCTCCAACCGCGTGCCCGGGGACGTGGCGGACGGCGATCTGGGCCTGCCGCCCGCCGACATGGCGCGGCACATCGCCTATGATGTCGGGGCGGCGGGGGTCGCCCGCGCGCTGGCCGATGCCCTGGACGCGCCGGTGGCCCTGTCGCGGTTTTCGCGGCTGGTGATCGACCCGAACCGGGGGGAAGATGATCCGACCCTCCTGATGCAGATCTACGACGGCTCCATCATTCCGGCGAATCGCGGGGCGAGCGCGGCGGAGATCGAGCGGCGGTTGAACCGGTTCCACCGGCCCTACCACGCGGCGCTTCGGGGCCTGATCGAGGGGCGGGACGATCCGATCCTCGTGGCGATCCACAGCTTCACGCGGCAATTCAGGGGGCGCGCGCCGAGGCCGTGGGACGTGGCCGTGCTTTATGCCGGGGACACGCGGCTGGCCTATCCGCTTCTGGCGCGGCTGAACGCGGAGCCCGATCTGTGCGTGGGTGACAACGAGCCCTATTCCGGCCACCTGCCCGGGGATGCGATGGACCGGCACGGGGTGCAGCCGGGCCGCCTTCACGTGCTCATCGAGGTCCGCAACGACCTGATCGAGACGGCGGAGGCGCAGGAGGCGTGGGGCAAACGGCTTGCCACGCTTCTTGACGCGGCGCGGGTCCATGCCGACCTGTGA
- the pyk gene encoding pyruvate kinase, with translation MKRDRNVKIVATLGPASNDYDMIRALHEAGADVFRLNMSHGDHSEIAQRHAWIRQIEVDLGRPIAILADLQGPKLRCGVFDNDEGYDLEVGAAFRFDLDDAPGDQTRVQLPHTEIFEALEPGATLLVNDGKIRVKVLDNGKDFANCEVLAGGRISNRKGVNVPDVVLPLAALSDKDRKDLEFVCELGVDWLALSFVQRREDVEEARDLAKGRAAILSKIEKPAAVANFDEILDASDGIMVARGDLGVELPVQNVPPIQKRLVRKCRNVAKPVIVATQMLESMIESPMPTRAEVSDVAAAIYEGADAVMLSAESAAGDFPIEAVTTMNNVAVEVENDPTYRNIIEASRGGEKETVADAIVSAAREIAETTNIKVICCFSESGSTAALTARERPNVPILALTSRQATARRLCLTWGCHCVKVGAVGRFKEAVVNAVRAATEEKLADTTDLIVVTAGVPFGQSGSTNILRIAPCDERLIYASELE, from the coding sequence ATGAAACGCGATCGCAACGTCAAAATCGTGGCCACCCTCGGGCCGGCCTCAAACGACTACGACATGATCCGCGCGTTGCATGAGGCCGGGGCAGACGTGTTCCGCCTGAACATGTCCCACGGCGACCATTCCGAGATCGCGCAGCGCCACGCCTGGATCCGCCAGATCGAGGTTGATCTGGGTCGTCCCATCGCGATCCTCGCCGACCTTCAGGGGCCAAAACTGCGCTGCGGCGTGTTTGACAATGACGAGGGGTACGATCTGGAGGTGGGCGCCGCATTCCGTTTCGATCTGGACGATGCGCCGGGCGATCAGACCCGCGTGCAATTGCCCCATACCGAGATTTTCGAGGCGTTGGAGCCCGGCGCAACCCTTCTGGTCAATGACGGCAAGATTCGCGTCAAGGTGCTCGACAACGGCAAGGATTTCGCGAATTGCGAGGTTCTGGCGGGGGGCCGCATCTCCAACCGCAAGGGTGTGAACGTGCCCGACGTGGTGCTGCCCTTGGCCGCCCTGTCGGACAAGGACCGCAAGGACCTGGAATTCGTGTGCGAATTGGGCGTCGACTGGCTCGCGCTCAGCTTCGTGCAACGCCGCGAGGACGTGGAGGAGGCGCGCGACCTCGCCAAGGGCCGCGCCGCGATTCTGTCGAAGATCGAAAAGCCCGCCGCCGTGGCGAATTTCGATGAAATCCTGGATGCGTCCGACGGCATCATGGTCGCACGCGGCGACCTGGGGGTGGAACTGCCGGTGCAGAACGTGCCGCCGATCCAGAAACGCCTGGTCCGCAAGTGCCGCAACGTGGCCAAACCGGTGATCGTGGCGACCCAGATGCTGGAATCGATGATCGAGTCGCCCATGCCGACCCGGGCCGAGGTCTCGGACGTGGCCGCCGCCATCTACGAGGGCGCGGATGCGGTGATGCTCAGCGCGGAATCGGCGGCCGGTGATTTCCCGATCGAGGCCGTGACCACGATGAACAACGTAGCGGTGGAGGTGGAAAACGACCCCACCTATCGCAATATCATCGAAGCCTCCCGCGGGGGAGAGAAGGAGACCGTCGCCGATGCCATCGTGTCCGCCGCGCGCGAGATTGCGGAGACGACGAATATCAAGGTGATCTGCTGCTTCTCGGAAAGCGGGAGCACTGCGGCCCTGACGGCCCGCGAACGGCCCAATGTGCCGATCCTGGCCCTGACGTCCCGTCAGGCCACGGCGCGGCGTCTATGCCTGACCTGGGGCTGCCATTGCGTGAAGGTCGGGGCGGTCGGGCGCTTCAAGGAGGCGGTCGTGAACGCGGTCCGCGCCGCCACGGAAGAGAAGCTGGCCGATACGACCGACCTGATCGTCGTGACGGCGGGCGTGCCGTTCGGGCAATCGGGCTCCACCAACATCCTGCGGATCGCGCCTTGTGACGAAAGACTGATCTACGCGTCCGAGCTGGAATAG